In a single window of the Oryctolagus cuniculus chromosome 9, mOryCun1.1, whole genome shotgun sequence genome:
- the FBXL14 gene encoding F-box/LRR-repeat protein 14, with amino-acid sequence METHISCLFPELLAMIFGYLDVRDKGRAAQVCTAWRDAAYHKSVWRGVEAKLHLRRANPSLFPSLQARGIRRVQILSLRRSLSYVIQGMANIESLNLSGCYNLTDNGLGHAFVQEIGSLRALNLSLCKQITDSSLGRIAQYLKGLEVLELGGCSNITNTGLLLIAWGLQRLKTLNLRSCRHLSDVGIGHLAGMTRSAAEGCLGLEQLTLQDCQKLTDLSLKHISRGLTGLRLLNLSFCGGISDAGLLHLSHMGSLRSLNLRSCDNISDTGIMHLAMGSLRLSGLDVSFCDKVGDQSLAYIAQGLDGLKSLSLCSCHISDDGINRMVRQMHGLRTLNIGQCVRITDKGLELIAEHLSQLTGIDLYGCTRITKRGLERITQLPCLKVLNLGLWQMTDSEKVR; translated from the coding sequence atggagacCCACATCTCGTGCTTGTTTCCCGAGCTGCTGGCCATGATCTTCGGCTACCTGGACGTCCGGGACAAGGGGCGCGCGGCGCAGGTGTGCACGGCCTGGCGGGACGCCGCCTACCACAAGTCAGTGTGGCGGGGGGTGGAGGCCAAGCTGCACCTGCGCCGGGCCAACCCGTCGCTGTTCCCCAGCCTGCAGGCCCGGGGCATCCGCCGCGTGCAGATCCTGAGCCTCCGCCGCAGCCTCAGCTACGTGATCCAGGGCATGGCCAACATCGAGAGCCTTAACCTGAGCGGCTGCTACAACCTCACTGACAACGGGCTGGGCCACGCGTTCGTGCAGGAGATCGGCTCCCTGCGCGCCCTCAATCTGAGTCTCTGCAAGCAGATCACCGACAGCAGCCTGGGCCGCATAGCCCAGTACCTCAAGGGCCTGgaggtgctggagctggggggCTGCAGCAACATCACCAACACCGGCCTTCTGCTCATCGCCTGGGGGCTGCAGCGCCTCAAGACCCTCAACCTGCGCAGCTGCCGCCACCTCTCGGACGTGGGCATCGGGCACTTGGCCGGCATGACGCGCAGCGCGGCCGAGGGCTGCCTGGGCCTGGAGCAGCTCACGCTGCAGGACTGCCAGAAGCTCACGGATCTTTCTCTAAAGCACATCTCTCGCGGACTGACGGGCCTGAGACTCCTCAACCTCAGCTTCTGCGGGGGCATCTCTGACGCCGGCCTTCTGCACCTGTCGCACATGGGCAGCCTGCGCAGCCTCAACCTGCGCTCCTGTGACAACATCAGTGACACGGGCATCATGCATCTGGCCATGGGCAGCCTGCGCCTCTCAGGGCTGGATGTGTCGTTCTGTGACAAGGTAGGGGACCAGAGTCTGGCTTACATAGCCCAGGGGCTGGACGGCCTCaagtccctctccctctgctcctgccaCATCAGTGACGATGGCATCAACCGCATGGTGCGGCAGATGCACGGGCTGCGCACGCTCAACATTGGACAGTGTGTGCGCATCACGGACAAGGGCTTGGAGCTGATAGCTGAGCACCTGAGCCAGCTCACTGGCATAGACCTGTACGGCTGCACCCGAATCACCAAGCGCGGCCTGGAGCGAATCACGCAGCTTCCCTGCCTCAAGGTACTCAACCTGGGACTCTGGCAGATGACGGACAGTGAGAAGGTCAGGTGA